In a genomic window of Macrobrachium rosenbergii isolate ZJJX-2024 chromosome 44, ASM4041242v1, whole genome shotgun sequence:
- the NAT1 gene encoding eukaryotic translation initiation factor 4 gamma 2 has translation MYAQLCKRLSEEAPNFDPPDRPCTFNRLLLSKCQDEFERRRRASEAWDGSEGAVLSPEQEEEWAAARRKMVGNLRFIGELGKLEIIQENILHRCIQQLLEKRRRRQVVDLAEDLECLCQIMKTCGKVLDKPMAKNLMDQYFERMYQLSSNPELFSRIRFMLQDVLDLRAANWVPRKVAQVDGPRTIRQVREEAAHDLGVYIPPPSSHGPPRSSGPISPLAGVPSFFPQSGGNRTGLEDMFMGAVTLGTGPGVISSQPEKYGYDTNGSYRPRQQQGSFNQNKHFNNQNFNRQQQNNQYNQQQNYSNIANKDLPPRFKKIFSQNSGGGTGGSDGEVSLRPAATSMLLKPKTPGVLPQSALGQQQTGDHNRTTLPLAPQPQPPNQKPTPPLIKDPPILIRQTSTDKQRANKKDKGPSREEWLRRVKNVFEELMKEQNIDEAVESYRGVKLPERYTAEATHTIITFLLRQEAESNRELGSRLLERLGADSLINVDRLFDGVKQVLGQLDDLVTEIPRVKSHMAGILGYLVSSGTLSLADVAEPLEGGQHFPLFLLTLQTLHKLQGKSTLTQTFNESKVNLLNLLPESDRTKEKLADLLEDRELSFLFPLLRIQSDLWRGLLADPTPHAFYKYIKDTLDPEHHTAPGFINALMTVLVKYIVQETTLSPDSDPTSVPEKLATEREQELLAKFKQVFQAFLHDHLPLQVTAIYALQVFTYTHNFPKGMLLRWFVNLYDLEIIEEDAFLTWKEDLSQDYPGKGKALFQVNQWLTWLQETEEDEEEEEEA, from the exons ATGTATGCACAGCTGTGCAAACGGCTGTCAGAAGAAGCTCCAAATTTTGATCCACCTGACCGACCTTGTACATTTAATCGTCTTCTTTTAAGCAAGTGCCAG GATGAATTTGAGAGGAGGCGCAGAGCCTCTGAGGCTTGGGATGGATCGGAGGGAGCAGTACTTTCCCCAGAACAAGAGGAGGAGTGGGCAGCAGCCAGGCGCAAAATGGTGGGCAACCTCCGCTTCATTGGTGAACTTGGAAAGCTGGAGATCATCCAGGAGAATATTCTCCATCGGTGTATTCAGCAG TTGCTGGAGAAGCGTAGGCGTCGACAAGTGGTTGACTTGGCTGAGGATTTGGAGTGTTTGTGCCAGATAATGAAGACCTGTGGTAAGGTGCTGGACAAGCCCATGGCTAAG AACTTGATGGACCAGTACTTTGAGCGCATGTACCAGCTAAGTAGCAATCCGGAGCTATTCTCTAGAATTCGCTTCATGCTGCAAGATGTGTTGGATTTGCGTGCTGCTAACTGGGTCCCTCGAAAGGTTGCCCAGGTGGATGGCCCTCGTACAATTCGCCAG GTGCGTGAAGAGGCGGCTCATGACCTGGGTGTGTATATCCCCCCACCATCGTCACATGGACCTCCCCGCTCTTCTGGTCCTATATCTCCTCTTGCTGGTGTTCCATCTTTCTTCCCACAG tcgGGAGGTAACCGGACTGGCTTGGAGGATATGTTTATGGGTGCAGTAACTCTAGGCACTGGTcctggagtaatctcttctcaaCCAGAAAAGTATGGATACGACACCAATGGAAGCTACCGACCACGCCAACAGCAAGGg AGTTTCAACCAGAATAAGCATTTCAACAACCAGAACTTCAATAGACAGCAGCAGAACAACCAATATAATCAACAACAAAATTACAGCAATA TTGCAAACAAGGACTTGCCCCCACGTTTCAAGAAGATCTTCAGTCAGAACAGTGGTGGAGGTACCGGTGGCTCAGATGGTGAGGTTTCCTTGCGTCCTGCTGCAACTAGCATGTTGCTTAAGCCCAAGACTCCAGGAGTGTTGCCTCAGAGTGCTCTAGGACAACAGCAAACTGGTGACCACAACCGCACCACTCTACCACTTGCCCCACAGCCACAACCACCAAACCAGAAACCCACTCCCCCTCTCATCAAGGATCCACCAATACTTATTAGGCAGACCTCAACAGATAAACAGCGTGCTAACAAGAAGGACAAG ggCCCGAGTCGCGAGGAGTGGCTTCGACGAGTGAAGAACGTCTTTGAGGAACTTATGAAAGAACAAAACATTGATGAGGCTGTTGAGAGTTACAGGGGTGTCAAGTTGCCAGAGCGATATACTGCTGAAGCAACCCATACTATCATCACTTTCCTCCTTAGGCAAGAAG CTGAGAGCAACAGAGAACTAGGGAGCCGCCTGTTAGAACGTCTTGGTGCCGATAGCCTTATAAATGTTGACCGTCTGTTTGATGGGGTGAAGCAG GTTCTTGGTCAGTTGGACGACCTGGTGACAGAAATCCCGAGGGTCAAATCGCATATGGCCGGGATTTTGGGGTATTTGGTCAGCTCAGGGACACTGTCTTTAGCTGATGTAGCTGAACCATTAGAGGGTGGTCAGCATTTTCCACTTTTCTTATTGACTCTTCAGACTTTGCACAAACTTCAAGGAAAGTCAACATTAACCCAGACTTTCAATGAAAGCAAG GTGAACTTGCTGAACTTATTGCCTGAGTCAGACCGGACAAAGGAGAAACTCGCTGATCTTCTGGAAGATCGTGAactctccttccttttcccccTATTACGAATTCAGTCAGATTTGTGGCGAGGATTACTTGCTGACCCAACACCACATGCTTTTTACAAGTACATCAAGGACACACTTGATCCTGAGCACCACACTGCTCCAGGATTTATTAATGCCTTAATGACTGTCTTGGTGAAATATATTGTACAG GAAACTACTCTTAGTCCCGATTCAGACCCAACATCAGTCCCAGAGAAATTGGCGACTGAAAGAGAGCAAGAGCTCTTGGccaagtttaagcaagttttccAAGCCTTTTTGCATGATCACTTGCCACTGCAAGTGACTGCAATTTATGCCCTGCAGGtcttcacatatacacacaacttTCCCAAGG GTATGTTGCTGCGATGGTTTGTGAATCTTTACGACTTAGAAATTATTGAAGAAGATGCATTCTTAACATGGAAAGAGGATTTAAGTCAGGATTATCCTGGCAAAGGCAAAGCACTTTTCCAA gtCAACCAGTGGCTTACTTGGCTGCAAGAaacagaggaagatgaagaggaagaggaggaagcatAA